The following is a genomic window from Patagioenas fasciata isolate bPatFas1 chromosome 1, bPatFas1.hap1, whole genome shotgun sequence.
TCGTGGCTCTTTCTTGCCTTTACGGCAAGATAGCCGGGTCAGTGGGTGACGCTCTTTAGTAGGTCCTTTTCCCAATTACTGTGAAGGCTCGGggtgcagggaaggcagctgtgggcaggtgggAGAACTTGTGCCCCTGATTTATTAATGAAATTCTTGTGCTTGCAGGGACCATCTGTCGTGGTTGTGCTGGTGCGGCTGGTGACGGGACAGGCACCTCGTGTGGAATCCGGAGCATCCCACCTCCCTCTTCCCGGATCAAAACCTGCAGGGGCCTCCATCTCCCCGCCGAGAGCAGCGACGCGccgggctccaggctgctgcggcaaggtgggggtcaggcacggccccggctctggggacaccatgggctgGGATTGCTGTGGTTGGTGCTGTGGTGCAGCTGCGGCAAAACACCCATGGGACCCGCTGGGTTGGGAGTCTGGTTGGTACAGGAGGTGTGGGAGAGAAGTGGTTTGAGACCCGGTGCGGTGCAGGGTGCTCCCGTTCCTGCCCGCTGAGCCGCACcacgggcaggggcaggcaggagcgtGCCTGCTGCCAGGCCTCGGGCCAGGCCTTGTGTCACGGTGCTGTGCCCGGTCCTGGTGGGTGATCTGGCTTGTGGGATGGATGGGGGACAGGGCACAGTCCCCACTGCTCTGGTGTGGGTCCTCGATCTGGCACAAGCAGGGGAAACCTGCCTGtaagcctgccagccctgcccttctcctggcacagctggtggggtGTTCCCAACCCAGGGACCTACTGAACAAATCCCCTGTGCTGCAGTGACGCTGCTGTACCACCTGGACATGCCAACACCGCCCCTCTGTCCTCACCCTTCCCTTGCACAGGATGCTCCCTGTGTTCTCCATGGGATGTTGGATCCCCCAGTGTCAGTGGGGCGCCGCTTGACAGCAGTAGGATTTTGCAGAGGTGTTTAGCAACCGTACAGTGGGGCATGCTGAGCCGGGTGTGCTTCTTGCTGCAGATGTCGGTGACGTTTGAGGACGTGGCGCTCTACTTCTCCCCCGAGGAGTGGGCAAAGCTGTCGGGCTGTCAGCGGCAGCTCTACCAggaggtgatgctggagaacTACGAGATGGTCGCCTCGCTGGGTGAGGACTCTCTCTGGTGATGTTGGGCTGAGGTCGAGCCTGATTTCAGCTCTTTTAGTGAGCTGGAGCCACTGAAAGGGACAATCCAGCTGTCCCCTTTGCTGCCTGAGCACTGACGTATCAGTTGTGATTGCAGGTTTTACCCTCCAGGCCTGCTGTGGAGAGTGGTCCTGAGAGAgaaaatgggatgggatggaacagCCCATTTGAGATGGAAGGGACTTACAatgctcatctagtccagctgcgtgagcacttcagggctgaccacaaGCTGCAGCGTGTTGTTacgggcattgtccaaatgtctcTCAAACAGGGACAGGCTTGGTGCATCGACTGCctgtccaggcagcctgttccagggtttgaccaccccctcagcacagaaatgcttcctcacacccagtctaaacctcccaggcgcagctctgagctgttcccaggtgtcctgtgtgcagcagagtggccgAGGTGACGGGGGCGAGGCGAGAGGAGGCTgtaggggcagggatgtgggggctgaagccgcagcctggcaggggcaggagagaggagcggggtgggggggatgctggggctgtgggtgcggggccggtgctgctgtcccggcagtgcgggagagggggcttctcTCTGTGCCCCGGACAGGCTGGGCCAGCGACAAACCAGAGATCATCTGCAAGATGGAGCGAGAAGAGACACCATGTGCGCCAGAGCCCCCTCAGGAACGGCAGAGGGACCGGAGCCCTGTGCCAGGTGGTTACCAGGGGACTGTGTAGTGGGTGGTGTTTAAGGGACTCTGTCCCGTTGCCCCAGGTGCTCTGTGCACCTGGAAGAGTCGGGGCTGGGTGACATGCCCGTGCTGCTACCCAGGGGAGTCATCCCACATGCCCATCCTGTCCCTAGCACTGACCCCGGTCTCTCCTCCCCTATAGCTGTTGGCCCTTCGGTGCAGAGGGAGCCTGAGGTGGTCCTGGTGGGGctgccagcacccaccaccccgcTCCCAGGGATGGAGCACGGGGACTCTGTGTGGGACCAGCCAGGTGGGAGCCGGGGGATCCAGTTGGGGTCCCCCCTCATCCACCATCTCACAGATCCTCAGCCTCTGGAGCTGATCCCCTCCACATGCCCCAAGTGCAACAAGAGCTTCCAGAGCCAGTCTGCGCTGGATGTCCACGTGCGGAGCCACATGCGTGAGCGTCGCTTCCACTGCACtgactgcggcaagagcttcatCTACAAGCAGAACCTGCTGAAGCACCGGTGTGTGCACAGCGGAGAGAAGCGCTTTGCCTGTGGCCACTGCAGCAAGAGATTCGCACGGAAGACAaccctcatcatccaccagcgcgtccacaccggggagaagccgtTTGCTTGCACTGAGTGCGGAAGGAGCTTCAGGCACAGGGCAACCCTCGTCATGCACAAGAccatccacaccggggagcgtCCCTTCGTCTGCACTGACTGTGCCAAGAGCTTCAGTCACAAGAGTCACCTTGTGAGCCACCGACGTGTGCACagcggggagaagcccttcatatgcactgactgtggcaagagccTCAGCTGCAAGAAACGGCTGCTGAGCCACCAGCGTGTGCACAGTGGGGAGAAACCTTTTGCGTGCACCGACTGCGGGAAGACCTTCACGGAGAAGAAGACTCTGATCGGCCACCAACGCAttcacaccggggagaagcccttcacctgcactgtctgtggcaagagcttcagggagaagacgaacctcatcagccaccagcgcatccacactggggagaagcccttcacctgcacggATTGCGGCAAGAGCTTTGCCCACAGTCCAAACCTGCTGAGCCACCAGCGTGTGCACAGTGGTGAGAAGCCCTtcgcctgcagccactgtgggaaGAGCTTCAGGCAGAAGAACCAGCTGGTGAGCCATGAGCGTATCCAcagtggggagaagccctttggcTGCACCGACTGCGGGAAGAAATTTGTCCATAGGCAGCACCTGCTGAACCACCAGCGTATCCACAcgggggagaagcccttctcatGCACCGAGTGCAACAAGAGCTTCACTCACAATCATCACCTTGTGAGCCACCGACGTGCGCAcgccggggagaagcccttcacctgcactgactgAAGCAAGACCTTCAGTGGCAAGGAGACCCCCATCATCCACaagcgcatccacactggagaGACACCCTACTTTCATGGCAAGTGTAGCAAGACCCGCAGCTgtgagcagcacctgcagagccagcagtGGGTGCACTGGAGCCCACTGGGGGTGCTGATGGGTGGATGGCAGGAGAGAGGGGTCCTTCCCCATTGAGGGTGGGCCGGCAGAGGccaagcccttccagtgcggtgtctgcgagaagcggttttggaaggagaggctcatgctggctcaccagcgcacccacggcacccccagcctgcagccgcctccgcagcctggcaccccctgAATCCAACACTGAAGTGCCCGTGGGGCgctgggggctgctgtggggtggctgtgaggggatgtcctggttttgtttgggacagagataattttcttcttagtagctggTTTAATTCTGTGGTTTGGATTGAG
Proteins encoded in this region:
- the LOC136111191 gene encoding uncharacterized protein isoform X4: MKMLCLQGPSVLAAPVRLVTGQAPRVESGASRLPLPASKPARASISPPRAAMRRAPGCCGKMSVTFEDVALYFSPEEWAKLSGCQRQLYREVMLENYEMVASLGWASDKPEIICKMEREETPCVPEPPGEQQRHQSPVPAVGPSVQREPEVVLVGLPAPTTPLPGMEHGDSVWDQPGGSRGIQLGSPLIHHLTDPQPLELIPSTCPKCNKSFQSQSALDVHVRSHMRERRFHCTDCGKSFIYKQNLLKHRCVHSGEKRFACGHCSKRFARKTTLIIHQRVHTGEKPFACTECGRSFRHRATLVMHKTIHTGERPFVCTDCAKSFSHKSHLVSHRRVHSGEKPFICTDCGKSLSCKKRLLSHQRVHSGEKPFACTDCGKTFTEKKTLIGHQRIHTGEKPFTCTVCGKSFREKTNLISHQRIHTGEKPFTCTDCGKSFAHSPNLLSHQRVHSGEKPFACSHCGKSFRQKNQLVSHERIHSGEKPFGCTDCGKKFVHRQHLLNHQRIHTGEKPFSCTECNKSFTHNHHLVSHRRAHAGEKPFTCTD